A single region of the Salipaludibacillus sp. LMS25 genome encodes:
- a CDS encoding DUF2247 family protein, which translates to MVISVDIFKQNKIKYDWKTLYVGLKLDLVKYSDIVNYAVEFLTNHPHISNQNIVQLAWGGDDINYENLLVDILKDSHINDFNLDADVWQLERRKWRFGILAYLKMKHQEDFEELLNKVTEVYADFDYPEDMDSFINYLEPKDNFNPLHYSKEENVSRLINLFNDFMNQEYHSLQKDNTF; encoded by the coding sequence ATGGTTATTTCTGTAGATATTTTCAAGCAAAATAAAATAAAGTACGATTGGAAGACACTATATGTTGGATTAAAACTCGATCTAGTAAAATATAGTGACATAGTTAATTATGCAGTTGAATTTTTAACTAATCATCCACATATCAGCAATCAAAACATTGTTCAACTAGCTTGGGGTGGGGATGATATTAATTACGAGAATTTACTAGTAGATATATTAAAAGATTCACATATTAATGACTTCAACTTGGACGCTGACGTTTGGCAACTTGAAAGAAGAAAATGGAGATTTGGTATATTGGCTTATTTAAAAATGAAACATCAAGAGGATTTTGAGGAATTACTAAACAAGGTTACTGAAGTGTATGCTGATTTTGATTATCCCGAAGATATGGATAGCTTTATTAATTATCTTGAACCAAAAGATAACTTCAACCCTTTACATTACTCGAAAGAAGAGAATGTAAGCAGATTAATAAACTTATTCAATGATTTTATGAACCAAGAATACCATTCTTTACAAAAAGACAATACTTTTTAA
- a CDS encoding transposase has protein sequence MTKYSEKFKLKVVMEYLQGHLGYVLLAKKYSIPSDVLILYLAINFCMKWQLRKYEDPYLYPYAMSLTRSLCGHEIRHHGKLVACLAK, from the coding sequence ATGACAAAGTATAGTGAGAAATTTAAATTAAAAGTGGTAATGGAGTATCTACAAGGTCATCTAGGGTACGTTTTATTAGCTAAAAAGTACTCGATCCCTAGTGATGTTCTAATTTTGTATTTGGCAATTAATTTTTGTATGAAATGGCAATTAAGGAAATACGAAGATCCGTATTTATATCCATACGCCATGAGCTTGACACGGAGCCTCTGTGGTCATGAGATTAGGCACCACGGCAAGCTTGTAGCTTGCCTGGCAAAGTAG
- a CDS encoding SMI1/KNR4 family protein: MIFQSRNEELKFFFDEIKKYTTNVHSLNPGVNSDQIEEVEKKLDINLPYIYKVFLQVCNGGELFIPGTVLAEIYHPELGEKQKGISYINESYREDRRPPEMSNNLCIIADLNYGNVIAFDLSTNNGQDAIVVQWDNEAQIVSRTWSGFSEWLTDVLEEGSMLVDYNGNEKELDF, translated from the coding sequence ATGATCTTTCAAAGTAGAAATGAAGAATTGAAATTTTTCTTTGATGAGATTAAAAAGTATACTACTAATGTGCATTCGTTGAATCCAGGAGTTAATAGTGATCAAATTGAAGAGGTGGAAAAAAAATTAGACATAAACTTACCATATATATATAAAGTTTTTTTACAAGTGTGTAATGGTGGAGAATTATTTATTCCAGGGACTGTTCTAGCAGAAATTTATCACCCTGAATTAGGAGAAAAACAAAAAGGAATCTCCTATATTAATGAGTCCTATAGAGAAGATCGCAGGCCACCAGAAATGTCTAATAATTTGTGTATTATCGCTGACCTTAATTATGGTAATGTTATTGCATTTGATTTATCAACAAATAACGGTCAAGATGCTATCGTGGTTCAATGGGATAACGAAGCTCAAATCGTTTCCCGTACTTGGTCTGGATTTAGCGAATGGCTTACAGATGTTTTAGAAGAAGGCTCAATGTTAGTTGATTACAATGGAAATGAAAAAGAATTAGATTTTTAA
- a CDS encoding SMI1/KNR4 family protein, giving the protein MKKQLNKESQLTILCEDGTTTQVKFEFNKPATEKELKKLPCDLPTEYKAFLLLHNGARLYVDLEERSSFELFSVDEILLHYSYYDDWPKGWLPIGAGFDESLVLAPSKDRRGYIFWMQTGVSFDEPEYIGNLKFDEWFNYFCVAQGAQFWEWDRGW; this is encoded by the coding sequence TTGAAAAAGCAACTTAATAAAGAATCTCAATTAACCATTTTATGTGAGGATGGAACAACTACTCAGGTTAAATTTGAATTTAACAAGCCAGCGACAGAAAAAGAACTAAAGAAATTACCGTGTGATCTTCCCACTGAATACAAGGCGTTTTTACTTCTTCATAATGGTGCTCGATTGTATGTAGATCTAGAGGAGAGAAGTAGTTTTGAACTGTTTAGTGTCGATGAAATCCTCTTACATTATAGTTATTATGATGATTGGCCAAAAGGTTGGTTACCTATTGGTGCAGGGTTTGACGAGTCATTGGTACTAGCTCCTAGCAAAGATAGACGAGGATATATTTTCTGGATGCAAACAGGTGTCTCATTCGATGAGCCCGAATATATTGGGAATTTAAAATTTGATGAGTGGTTTAATTATTTCTGTGTTGCACAGGGAGCACAATTTTGGGAATGGGATAGAGGTTGGTAA
- a CDS encoding SMI1/KNR4 family protein: MAEIFGSHNNLSLEQIEKFEIENNVKFTDIYIKFLLRWNGGKVRPNVFMISEEQGPSVLNVLYGIGDMYSNLTDYIDIMDERLPLGFIPIGGDPSGNAICLGTKEPYYDHIYFWDHEQESDTPDDMSNMYFLASDIDVFLNKLYEDDE; the protein is encoded by the coding sequence ATGGCAGAAATTTTTGGTTCACATAATAACCTTTCATTAGAACAAATAGAAAAATTCGAAATTGAAAATAACGTAAAATTTACAGATATATATATAAAATTCCTACTAAGGTGGAATGGAGGGAAAGTAAGACCAAATGTATTTATGATTTCTGAGGAACAAGGACCCAGTGTTTTGAATGTACTTTACGGCATTGGAGATATGTATTCTAATTTGACAGATTATATAGATATAATGGATGAAAGATTACCATTAGGATTTATTCCAATAGGAGGGGATCCCTCCGGGAATGCTATATGTTTAGGGACAAAAGAGCCTTATTATGACCATATTTACTTTTGGGATCATGAACAAGAATCTGATACCCCTGATGATATGAGCAATATGTATTTTTTAGCTAGTGATATTGATGTTTTTTTAAATAAGCTATATGAAGATGATGAATAA
- a CDS encoding SMI1/KNR4 family protein has translation MSLLTYEKAKRNIFQNEEIADFVGERSNELIKLAEKTLEVTFSGSYLDFIKTFGAGNFGSQEIFGIINSDFENSSVPDAIWYTLSERKYNLPKSLIVIHECGNGQLFCLDHNELNDDRKPKVVVFMPGLALKYQPFEIVASDFGDNVVNKEIFAGN, from the coding sequence ATGAGCCTATTAACATATGAAAAAGCCAAAAGAAACATTTTTCAAAATGAAGAAATTGCAGATTTTGTTGGTGAACGTTCAAATGAATTAATTAAATTGGCAGAAAAGACACTAGAAGTGACATTTTCAGGATCCTATTTAGATTTTATAAAGACGTTTGGCGCAGGTAATTTTGGAAGCCAGGAGATCTTTGGAATTATTAACAGTGATTTTGAAAACTCTTCTGTACCTGATGCAATTTGGTATACTCTATCTGAACGCAAATATAACCTACCTAAAAGTCTTATTGTTATTCATGAGTGTGGAAATGGTCAACTATTTTGTCTAGATCATAATGAACTAAATGATGATAGAAAGCCGAAAGTTGTAGTTTTTATGCCGGGTTTGGCGTTAAAATATCAACCATTCGAAATTGTCGCTAGTGACTTTGGGGATAATGTAGTAAACAAAGAAATATTTGCAGGGAACTAA
- a CDS encoding recombinase family protein, whose product MKCAIYVRVSTDEQVKEGFSIPAQKERLKAFCLSQGWDIVEEYIEEGWSAKNLERPIMQRMLKDIKHKDIDIILVYRLDRLTRSVLDLYNLLQVFEKNDVSFKSATEVYDTSTAMGRLFITLVAALAQWERENLAERVKFGIEQMIDEGKKPGGHSPFGYQFDKHFNCTIIENEAAVVKKIFTWYANGYGYRTISNNLNHLKVKPRLAKEWNFNSVREILINDMYIGVYRWGSKVLYDHHPPIISKALFDSVRKRQSQKTTNSSRVGKNPLTGVLKCGTCDGYPMQGYFDKRDQKLYYRCLKCKRITWDKRILEPLFDEINNLITSKDYFISKMKGQRKDSYEDLDRIQAEIEKVKAQKEKWYDVFEDENNPIPKDVLFTKINKLNVKEQDLNMQLNELDVDEESPDEKYIRLKKVSHLTAHYHKSSAYHQRELLHSIFESVVITREKGRNKPILIDYTLK is encoded by the coding sequence ATGAAGTGTGCCATCTATGTACGGGTATCCACAGATGAACAGGTTAAAGAAGGGTTCTCCATTCCTGCTCAGAAAGAACGGCTAAAGGCCTTTTGTTTGAGCCAAGGATGGGACATCGTTGAGGAATATATTGAGGAAGGTTGGTCTGCTAAGAACTTGGAGAGACCAATCATGCAACGTATGCTGAAGGATATCAAACATAAGGACATTGATATTATCTTAGTCTACCGCCTTGACCGTTTAACTCGCTCAGTCCTTGATTTGTATAACTTGCTGCAAGTATTTGAAAAGAATGATGTGTCTTTTAAATCTGCGACTGAGGTTTATGATACGTCGACCGCAATGGGACGGTTATTTATAACACTTGTAGCCGCTTTGGCACAATGGGAACGGGAGAACTTAGCTGAGCGTGTTAAATTCGGAATCGAGCAAATGATCGACGAAGGGAAAAAACCTGGTGGCCACTCCCCTTTTGGCTATCAGTTTGATAAGCATTTCAATTGTACGATTATCGAAAATGAAGCAGCTGTGGTGAAGAAAATATTCACGTGGTACGCCAATGGCTATGGCTATCGAACCATATCGAATAACCTTAACCACCTTAAAGTGAAGCCACGCTTGGCTAAAGAATGGAACTTCAATTCTGTTCGAGAGATTCTCATTAATGATATGTATATCGGTGTTTACCGCTGGGGAAGTAAAGTCTTGTATGATCACCATCCCCCTATCATTTCCAAAGCGCTTTTTGATAGTGTGAGAAAGAGGCAGAGTCAGAAAACAACGAACAGCTCCCGTGTCGGAAAAAATCCGTTAACAGGCGTTCTTAAATGTGGTACGTGCGACGGCTATCCTATGCAAGGCTATTTCGATAAACGGGATCAAAAGCTTTATTATAGATGTCTAAAATGTAAACGAATTACTTGGGATAAAAGAATACTAGAGCCGTTATTCGATGAAATAAACAACCTGATCACATCAAAAGACTATTTTATTTCGAAAATGAAAGGTCAAAGAAAAGATTCATATGAAGATTTGGATCGTATTCAAGCAGAAATCGAGAAGGTCAAAGCTCAAAAGGAAAAATGGTATGACGTTTTTGAGGATGAGAATAATCCCATTCCTAAAGATGTGCTCTTTACTAAAATCAATAAACTGAACGTAAAAGAGCAGGATTTAAACATGCAACTGAATGAATTAGACGTAGATGAGGAGTCACCCGATGAGAAATATATAAGGCTGAAGAAAGTTTCTCACTTAACCGCCCACTATCATAAATCATCTGCCTATCATCAGAGAGAACTCCTTCACAGCATTTTCGAATCGGTTGTGATTACGAGAGAAAAGGGAAGAAACAAGCCCATTTTAATCGATTATACCCTCAAATAA
- a CDS encoding ABC transporter substrate-binding protein, which produces MIVCLGQLTKTDGTFLVSRDRTDNFQWEDLKGKTFLGQRKGGMPQMVGEYVLKENGVDPHRDVEMVQNIDFGNIPSAFASGTGDYVQLFEPQATLFEQEGIGHIVDSFGTQSGDVPYTVYMAKQSYLDDHEDVIKRFTRAIYRAQQWVEQTDPATIAKTIEAYFDDTPLEVIEQVVERYQDQGSYASSPVLEEEGWYHLQKMMAEAGELPEEITYNTLVNRDIAEQIMEE; this is translated from the coding sequence ATTATAGTGTGTTTAGGGCAACTAACAAAAACAGATGGCACATTTTTAGTCTCCCGAGACCGAACAGATAATTTTCAATGGGAAGACTTGAAGGGAAAAACATTTCTCGGCCAACGAAAAGGTGGCATGCCACAGATGGTAGGTGAGTATGTACTGAAGGAAAACGGCGTTGATCCACACCGCGATGTGGAGATGGTTCAAAATATTGATTTTGGAAATATTCCTTCTGCCTTCGCTTCAGGTACAGGTGATTACGTGCAATTATTCGAGCCGCAAGCCACCCTATTTGAACAAGAGGGCATCGGCCATATTGTCGATTCATTCGGCACACAGTCAGGTGATGTTCCGTATACTGTTTATATGGCAAAACAAAGTTATCTCGATGATCATGAAGACGTTATTAAACGCTTCACTCGGGCCATATATCGGGCGCAACAATGGGTGGAACAAACAGATCCTGCCACTATCGCTAAAACGATTGAAGCGTATTTTGATGACACGCCGCTTGAGGTCATTGAACAAGTTGTAGAACGCTATCAGGACCAAGGTTCATACGCCTCATCACCAGTGTTAGAAGAAGAAGGGTGGTATCACTTACAAAAAATGATGGCTGAAGCTGGCGAGTTACCAGAAGAAATCACCTATAATACTTTGGTAAATCGGGATATAGCTGAGCAGATCATGGAGGAGTAA
- a CDS encoding ABC transporter ATP-binding protein — protein MAFLELENVEKTFFSYNSMTTAVENISFTLKEGEFVSLIGPSGCGKTTLLSLISGLFHPTKGEILLEGTTIKKPTPQTGYMLQQDYLFPWLNIEENITLGLRTMGKTAEEDVAFAFDMLTTLGLADKRHHYPSQLSGGMRQRVALVRMLSTDPKLLLLDEPFSALDYQTKLKLENLVFSTIRTHGKTAILVTHDIGEAIAMSDRIILLTGRPGSIKKVFDIPLPLADDLPFNVRLADDFNPLFQQIWKEMEVNGNHS, from the coding sequence ATGGCCTTTCTTGAACTGGAAAACGTGGAGAAAACATTTTTCTCCTATAATTCTATGACAACAGCCGTTGAAAATATATCCTTTACACTTAAAGAAGGGGAATTTGTATCGTTAATAGGACCGAGCGGATGTGGAAAAACAACGCTTCTTTCGTTAATTTCCGGTCTATTTCACCCCACAAAAGGTGAGATTCTATTAGAAGGAACAACTATAAAAAAACCGACGCCTCAAACGGGATACATGCTTCAACAAGATTATTTGTTTCCTTGGTTAAACATCGAAGAGAATATTACCCTTGGACTTAGAACAATGGGGAAAACAGCTGAGGAGGACGTAGCCTTTGCGTTTGATATGCTCACTACTCTTGGCTTAGCAGATAAACGCCACCATTACCCGTCTCAGCTATCAGGTGGGATGCGGCAACGAGTTGCACTTGTACGAATGTTGTCCACTGATCCGAAACTTCTATTACTTGATGAGCCTTTTTCTGCTCTTGATTATCAGACAAAATTAAAGCTTGAAAATCTTGTTTTTTCTACCATTCGTACGCACGGTAAGACTGCCATTCTTGTCACTCATGATATCGGTGAAGCCATCGCAATGAGCGACCGTATTATTTTACTTACCGGCAGGCCAGGATCGATAAAAAAAGTATTTGATATTCCCTTACCTTTAGCAGACGATCTGCCGTTTAACGTGAGGTTAGCTGACGACTTTAATCCGTTATTTCAGCAAATTTGGAAGGAGATGGAGGTTAATGGCAACCATTCGTGA
- a CDS encoding ABC transporter permease — translation MATIREELHQQFRRRTTHENRQIRTLQLAILLLFFTSWEITASLRWIDPLLFSSPSKIWHLFMERIQDGSLLTHTSVTLFETVAGFLLGTLLGTCLAATLWWSPFLSRVLDPYLVVLNSMPKVALGPLLIVGLGPGLASIIAMGVLVSLVITTMVVYNAFKEVDDNYLKVMRSFGATKRQSFFHVIFPASYPTMISTLKVNVGLAWVGVIVGEYLVSKQGLGYLIIYGFQVFNFTLVMLSLVIIAILATAMYQTVELIEKKLIGHRI, via the coding sequence ATGGCAACCATTCGTGAAGAGCTTCATCAGCAATTTCGTCGTCGAACGACTCACGAAAATCGACAAATCCGCACGCTTCAACTCGCCATCTTACTTCTCTTTTTCACCAGTTGGGAGATCACTGCTTCACTTAGATGGATTGACCCCTTACTATTTAGCTCACCAAGCAAGATTTGGCATCTGTTTATGGAGAGAATTCAAGATGGCAGTTTATTAACCCACACATCAGTCACTCTTTTTGAAACCGTTGCAGGCTTTTTATTAGGTACGCTTTTAGGGACATGTCTAGCTGCAACTTTATGGTGGTCACCATTTTTATCTCGCGTCCTAGACCCTTATCTCGTCGTGTTAAATTCTATGCCAAAAGTAGCGTTAGGACCTCTACTGATTGTTGGGCTCGGGCCGGGTTTGGCTTCTATTATTGCAATGGGAGTACTCGTATCGTTAGTCATTACAACGATGGTCGTATATAACGCCTTTAAAGAGGTAGATGATAATTACTTAAAAGTGATGAGGAGCTTTGGTGCCACGAAGCGACAGTCTTTCTTTCATGTCATTTTTCCTGCGTCTTATCCTACCATGATATCCACTTTGAAGGTAAATGTTGGGCTCGCTTGGGTAGGTGTCATCGTCGGGGAGTACCTCGTCTCAAAGCAAGGTTTAGGGTATTTAATCATCTATGGGTTTCAAGTCTTTAATTTCACGCTAGTCATGCTTTCACTTGTCATCATTGCCATCTTAGCTACTGCTATGTATCAAACCGTTGAATTAATTGAAAAGAAGCTCATCGGTCATCGCATTTAA
- the ytkD gene encoding RNA deprotection pyrophosphohydrolase encodes MIKEHLFKDYYNNNVRFSTKDHPYSKEPRHVWIIARYKGSWLLTLHPSRGLEFPGGKVEKGETACEAAMREVFEETGGRVTNLHYIGQYQVEGKSETVIKNVYFAEISELISKKNYFETKGPKLIKQLPDNVKENKQYSFIMKDNVLYLSLSEVKRRFLIAKHNS; translated from the coding sequence ATGATAAAAGAGCACTTATTTAAAGACTATTATAATAACAATGTCCGATTTTCCACTAAAGATCATCCGTACTCAAAGGAGCCGCGGCACGTTTGGATTATAGCACGTTATAAAGGTAGCTGGCTCTTAACGCTCCATCCTTCTAGAGGTCTTGAATTTCCAGGAGGGAAGGTGGAAAAAGGAGAAACAGCTTGCGAGGCTGCCATGCGTGAAGTATTTGAAGAAACTGGCGGACGTGTGACGAACCTCCATTACATAGGGCAATATCAGGTAGAGGGGAAAAGTGAAACAGTTATAAAGAATGTTTACTTTGCTGAAATTAGTGAACTTATTTCTAAAAAAAATTACTTTGAAACTAAAGGACCGAAGCTCATTAAACAGTTACCTGATAATGTAAAAGAAAATAAGCAGTACAGCTTTATTATGAAAGACAATGTTCTTTATTTAAGTCTAAGTGAAGTGAAGCGCCGATTTTTAATAGCTAAACATAATTCTTGA
- the tatA gene encoding twin-arginine translocase TatA/TatE family subunit — MLANIGFPGLLLILTIGLIIFGPQKLPEIGKAAGQTVREFRKSTNELTKDITGPNEVKRDVKSSTKEVEENV, encoded by the coding sequence ATGTTAGCAAATATTGGTTTCCCTGGCTTGTTACTTATATTAACTATCGGACTCATTATTTTTGGACCACAAAAACTTCCGGAGATCGGCAAGGCAGCTGGACAAACGGTTCGAGAATTTAGAAAATCAACAAATGAATTAACAAAGGATATCACGGGTCCTAATGAGGTAAAAAGAGATGTGAAGTCGTCGACTAAAGAAGTAGAGGAAAACGTTTGA
- a CDS encoding molybdenum cofactor guanylyltransferase, which produces MTIINESKRLNVTGVILAGGKSSRMGMNKALLPIHGNETIQRLRNELLILTDRLIIVTNETESYKFLKQPLIHDNYENKGPLAGIQAGLAASNTEWNFITACDMPFLTYQVVEVLLTRAGKLPYKQVIVPQIGKKKQPLSALYHTSSLPFITDCLMKNKLKVSEVLTGLDYEIITEQDFLKAGLNAGTVERNFFNMNSREDYERVKRYVNKNYR; this is translated from the coding sequence ATGACAATCATTAATGAATCTAAACGATTAAATGTTACGGGAGTTATTCTTGCAGGTGGTAAGTCAAGTCGGATGGGGATGAACAAAGCGTTATTACCTATTCATGGAAACGAGACGATTCAAAGGCTTAGGAATGAGCTTTTAATTTTAACTGATCGTTTAATAATAGTGACTAATGAGACAGAAAGTTACAAATTTTTGAAACAACCGCTCATTCATGATAACTATGAGAATAAGGGGCCTTTAGCAGGTATCCAAGCTGGACTGGCGGCTTCTAACACAGAGTGGAATTTTATTACGGCGTGTGACATGCCCTTTCTAACTTATCAAGTTGTAGAGGTACTTTTAACAAGAGCAGGTAAACTTCCTTATAAGCAAGTGATTGTGCCACAAATAGGTAAGAAGAAACAGCCATTGAGTGCCCTTTATCATACGTCTTCTTTACCGTTTATAACAGATTGTTTAATGAAAAATAAGCTGAAAGTATCAGAGGTTTTAACCGGATTAGATTATGAGATTATAACTGAACAAGACTTTTTAAAAGCCGGGCTTAATGCAGGTACAGTTGAGAGAAACTTTTTTAATATGAATTCAAGAGAGGATTACGAGCGAGTAAAGCGCTATGTTAATAAAAATTATAGGTGA
- a CDS encoding formate dehydrogenase accessory protein FdhE, with translation MDPHVVSDDYIQLQRAIFNEQQSLKEQFLPHIKELFGDRPLNREVPVLMQLPHPVPIDLYKVALEVLSDIVINNEPHIKRDVYKLISELTDHQAYQWVKAAIKYEVDYFHGLAEQKNVSEWLPHFLAEQAFRPFAQGVAQLYAPVIHEFNVMGTCPCCGEPPRLGKVTRDQKIGLACPRCETQWYKLRLACVHCGDDKQENTFHLTIKEDDSVHIEICSSCNNYLKLIEKSRYPETLSASLLDLQTIHLDFAAQEEGFGDDNH, from the coding sequence ATGGATCCACATGTGGTATCTGATGACTATATCCAATTGCAAAGGGCCATTTTTAACGAGCAGCAATCATTAAAAGAGCAATTTCTCCCTCATATAAAAGAGCTGTTTGGAGATAGGCCCTTAAATCGAGAAGTGCCCGTACTTATGCAGTTACCCCATCCAGTGCCAATTGATTTATATAAGGTGGCATTGGAAGTGTTAAGTGACATAGTGATTAATAATGAACCTCACATAAAACGAGACGTTTATAAGCTGATTAGTGAACTAACTGATCACCAAGCGTATCAATGGGTTAAGGCAGCGATTAAATATGAGGTGGATTACTTTCATGGCTTAGCGGAACAGAAGAACGTGTCAGAATGGCTTCCTCATTTTCTTGCTGAGCAAGCATTTAGACCTTTTGCTCAAGGGGTTGCTCAGTTATATGCACCGGTCATCCATGAATTTAATGTCATGGGGACATGTCCTTGCTGTGGTGAACCCCCAAGACTTGGAAAGGTAACCCGTGATCAGAAGATAGGGTTAGCCTGTCCTAGATGTGAAACTCAATGGTATAAATTACGTTTAGCATGTGTGCATTGCGGTGATGATAAACAAGAGAATACCTTTCACCTGACGATTAAAGAAGATGACTCCGTGCATATTGAAATATGCAGCTCATGCAATAACTATTTAAAGCTGATAGAGAAAAGCCGCTATCCAGAAACGTTATCGGCCTCGTTATTGGATTTACAAACGATTCATCTCGATTTTGCCGCTCAAGAAGAAGGATTTGGCGATGACAATCATTAA
- a CDS encoding polysaccharide deacetylase family protein, with amino-acid sequence MSKLRIISVVCLLLLASGAYMLLYEQNIPSSDTYDVEKAIITKSTVKKPSVDLQAHTNEVLEKWQGQHIEPTEWGEHISGVKNRIDTEEKIIALTFDACGGAWGEKYDEVLINFLKEEDIPATLFINARWIAANKEAFMMLAEEPLFSIQNHGTQHLPLSVSGKTAWGIEGTASVEEIIHEIMDNQSLIYELTGHSPAFFRSGTAHYDDLAVQITQELGLTIVNYDVLGDAGATYSATEVEEALLTVGPGSIPLLHMNQPTSGTAEGVMAAIPQLKERGFTFVHLADQPLID; translated from the coding sequence ATGAGCAAATTACGAATCATCTCTGTAGTATGTCTGCTATTATTAGCAAGCGGTGCCTACATGTTACTTTATGAGCAGAACATACCGTCAAGCGATACTTATGACGTAGAAAAAGCGATCATTACTAAATCCACTGTAAAGAAGCCTTCTGTTGATCTTCAAGCCCATACGAATGAGGTGTTAGAAAAGTGGCAAGGTCAGCACATAGAACCCACTGAATGGGGAGAACACATTTCTGGGGTAAAAAATAGAATCGATACGGAAGAAAAAATCATCGCCTTGACGTTTGATGCATGTGGGGGGGCATGGGGAGAAAAGTATGATGAGGTGTTAATAAACTTTTTAAAAGAGGAAGACATTCCTGCCACGTTGTTTATAAACGCTCGCTGGATTGCAGCTAATAAAGAGGCATTTATGATGTTAGCTGAAGAGCCTTTATTTTCAATTCAAAATCACGGGACACAGCATCTCCCTCTATCTGTTTCTGGGAAAACAGCTTGGGGAATTGAGGGAACGGCATCCGTCGAAGAAATTATACATGAGATTATGGATAATCAGTCATTGATTTATGAGCTGACCGGTCATTCACCTGCCTTTTTTCGATCTGGTACAGCTCATTATGATGACCTTGCTGTCCAAATAACTCAAGAACTTGGCTTAACAATCGTCAATTATGATGTTCTCGGGGACGCAGGTGCTACTTATTCAGCTACCGAAGTGGAGGAAGCCCTCCTGACTGTTGGTCCTGGCTCAATTCCGCTGTTGCACATGAACCAGCCGACTAGTGGAACAGCAGAAGGAGTGATGGCCGCTATTCCTCAGCTTAAAGAACGTGGCTTTACTTTCGTTCATTTAGCTGATCAACCGTTGATTGATTAA
- a CDS encoding YuzF family protein, with amino-acid sequence MHNDESRHTEYNDTLQYVSLYDPFVYQTLQSVQGSMVVVQTCQGNIRGRVAEVKPDHVVIDSDGVTYFIRTQQIIWVMPQ; translated from the coding sequence ATGCATAATGACGAGTCACGACATACAGAATACAATGATACGCTCCAATATGTTAGCCTGTATGACCCATTTGTCTACCAGACACTCCAATCTGTCCAAGGCTCTATGGTAGTGGTTCAAACTTGTCAAGGAAACATTAGAGGCAGAGTTGCGGAGGTCAAACCCGATCATGTGGTCATTGATTCGGATGGTGTGACTTATTTTATTCGCACGCAACAAATTATTTGGGTTATGCCTCAATAA